In the Deinococcus carri genome, one interval contains:
- a CDS encoding quinone oxidoreductase family protein, whose translation MSHAILAERHGGPEVLTWRERPLPVPGAEQVRVRVRATGVNYADIQARRGGQGAGGKLPFIPGLDACGTVDALGAGATGLRVGERVACFPVGGSYATHVLAPAHLTFPLGEGVPNAAAASLTALVTAYNVVTHAGRLEPGETVLIHAAAGGVGHLAVQMARARGAGQIIGVVGSDARADFLCGLGVDEVVNRHREDFTQRVNVLTQGRGADLILDSIGGTTTERGLTCLAPFGRLVIYGHAGGQPAHLPTPPLHRQSRAVIGYSSGHHRQARPQVIRDAAAAAFALAASGGVRVHAAAELPLPEAARAQALVEGGEISGRVLLTR comes from the coding sequence ATGTCCCATGCCATCCTTGCTGAGCGTCACGGCGGTCCCGAAGTCCTCACCTGGCGGGAGCGGCCCCTGCCGGTGCCCGGAGCGGAGCAGGTGCGCGTGCGAGTCCGCGCAACGGGGGTGAACTACGCGGATATTCAGGCGCGGCGCGGTGGGCAGGGCGCGGGAGGGAAGCTGCCCTTCATCCCCGGCCTGGACGCCTGCGGCACGGTGGACGCCCTGGGTGCGGGGGCGACTGGGCTGCGGGTGGGCGAACGGGTGGCCTGCTTTCCGGTCGGCGGCAGCTATGCCACCCACGTGCTGGCCCCGGCCCACCTCACCTTCCCGCTGGGCGAGGGCGTGCCGAACGCGGCCGCTGCCAGCCTGACCGCGCTGGTCACGGCATACAACGTGGTGACGCACGCGGGCCGCCTCGAACCCGGCGAGACGGTGCTGATTCACGCAGCGGCCGGTGGCGTGGGGCATCTGGCCGTGCAGATGGCGCGTGCGCGGGGCGCAGGACAGATCATCGGCGTGGTGGGCAGTGACGCCCGCGCGGACTTCCTGTGCGGCCTGGGGGTGGACGAGGTCGTGAACCGGCACCGGGAGGACTTCACGCAGCGCGTGAACGTCCTGACCCAGGGGCGAGGCGCGGACCTGATTCTGGATTCCATCGGCGGCACGACCACCGAACGCGGCCTGACGTGCCTGGCCCCCTTCGGGCGGCTGGTGATCTACGGACACGCGGGGGGTCAGCCGGCCCACCTCCCCACGCCGCCCCTACATCGCCAGAGCCGCGCCGTCATCGGCTACAGCAGCGGCCACCACCGGCAGGCCAGGCCGCAGGTCATCCGGGACGCGGCCGCCGCGGCCTTTGCGCTGGCAGCGAGCGGTGGAGTGCGGGTTCACGCTGCGGCGGAACTCCCCTTGCCGGAGGCCGCGCGGGCACAGGCCCTGGTGGAGGGCGGGGAGATCAGCGGGCGGGTGCTGCTGACCCGT